A stretch of Rhododendron vialii isolate Sample 1 chromosome 4a, ASM3025357v1 DNA encodes these proteins:
- the LOC131321585 gene encoding autophagy-related protein 18f, with product MRNDGQKHPGRANGFIPTSFRALSSYLRIVSSGASSVARSAASAASAIVERDNDNSHDQVLWAGFDILEWEGGVTRRVLLLGYRSGFQVWDVEEADNVRVLVSRHDGPVSFMHVLPKPIASKRFGDKFADSRPMLAVCADGSLCGGGNFPDAIGMPCNGSTQNFHDPVNGGFTPTVIRFYSLRSQSYVHVLKFRSPIYSVRCSTRLVAISQAAQIHCFDAATLERDYTIVTNQVVTGCSGFGGIGYGPLAVGPRWLAYSGSPVTVSNSGRVTPQHLTPSASVSGSASNGSLVVHYAKESSKQLAAGIVTLGDMGYKKLSRYYSDLLPESDSSVQLGNPGWRVNGTINGHSPDAENVGMVIVRDIVSKSVIAQFRAHKSPISSLCFDPSGTLLVTASVQGHNINVFRIMPLQSGSSSGSDSRASYIHLYRLQRGFTNAVIQDISFSDDSHWIMISSSRGTSHLFAISPSGGLVNVQPPDALCTSKNNGPGIMNKPAVHWVPNSGSHSLNQQCLCGSGSPVTLSVVSRIRSGSNGWKSTVSGAAAAATGRMSSLPGAIASAFHKCKGNDFHAGNSSLKALNHLLVFSPSGSLIQYALQASSGLESAAVVSGLGPRDSSPENDARLVVEAIQKWNICQKQNRREREDNSDIYGENGNSDSSKIFPEITEKDGVYPEVRGPTTKPKNIPEERNHLFIAEAELQMHQARFPLWAKHEIYFQSMTIDGIKIDGEATSGGEIEIERIPTRMIEARSKDLVPIFEYLHTPKFQQASTPALSSSSSSSSRLLHQMSGPSDDGRLSRRSSSGSLDSMNDSSSAVAELHGRSEEIGWQSLRIPPETTKMFVNNDDNPKSNTPLEIVHNRESSMMEAQDKFVNNNVTGLKMENHFEDEGDEYD from the exons GTGCTCTGGGCTGGGTTTGACATTTTAGAATGGGAGGGAGGCGTCACCCGCCGAGTTCTCTTGCTGGGGTATCGGTCTGGTTTTCAGGTTTGGGATGTTGAAGAAGCAGATAATGTTCGTGTCCTAGTCTCCAGGCATGATGGCCCTGTATCGTTTATGCATGTGTTGCCTAAACCCATAGCATCAAAGAGATTTGGGGATAAATTTGCAGATAGCCGTCCTATGCTGGCCGTTTGTGCGGATGGATCCCTTTGTGGAGGTGGTAATTTTCCGGATGCTATAGGCATGCCATGTAATGGAAGCACCCAAAATTTCCATGATCCAGTAAATGGTGGTTTTACACCAACTGTCATTCGGTTTTACTCCTTAAGATCTCAATCTTATGTTCATGTGCTGAAGTTCCGATCACCCATTTATTCGGTTCGGTGCAGCACTAGACTTGTTGCTATTTCACAAGCAGCGCAG aTACACTGTTTTGATGCTGCAACCTTAGAAAGGGACTATACTATTGTTACCAATCAGGTAGTTACCGGGTGCTCTGGATTTGGTGGAATAGGCTATGGACCTCTTGCAGTTGGTCCTAGGTGGCTGGCTTACAGTGGCAGTCCAGTTACAGTTTCAAATTCTGGGCGTGTTACTCCACAACATCTTACCCCTTCTGCAAGTGTTTCTGGTTCTGCTTCCAATGGGAGCCTGGTTGTGCACTATGCAAAAGAATCGAGCAAGCAACTTGCTGCAGGGATTGTGACTCTTGGGGACATGGGATATAAGAAGCTGTCTAGGTACTACTCTGATCTCTTACCTGAGAGCGACAGCTCTGTACAACTTGGGAATCCTGGCTGGAGGGTTAATGGGACTATCAATGGCCATTCGCCAGATGCAGAGAATGTTGGAATG GTAATTGTCAGAGATATCGTCAGTAAGTCTGTCATTGCCCAATTCAGAGCGCATAAGAGCCCAATTTCGTCGTTATGCTTTGATCCTAGTGGGACCCTTTTAGTTACAGCTTCAGTTCAGGGTCACAACATTAATGTTTTCCGGATAATGCCGTTGCAATCAGGAAGTTCCTCTGGATCTGATTCCCGTGCATCTTACATACATCTGTATAGGTTGCAACGAGGTTTTACAAATGCA GTTATACAGGATATCAGTTTCAGTGACGACAGTCACTGGATCATGATTAGTTCCTCGAGAGGGACAAGCCATTTGTTTGCTATATCTCCTTCAGGGGGATTGGTCAATGTTCAGCCACCTGATGCTCTTTGTACTAGTAAAAACAATGGACCAGGTATTATGAACAAGCCTGCAGTTCATTGGGTGCCAAATTCAGGTTCACACTCGCTTAATCAACAGTGCCTCTGTGGATCCGGTTCTCCTGTTACCCTTTCTGTTGTCAGCAGAATAAGGAGTGGAAGCAATGGTTGGAAAAGCACTGTAAGTGGTGCTGCAGCAGCTGCCACGGGTAGGATGAGTTCCCTTCCTGGGGCTATTGCTTCAGCTTTCCACAAGTGCAAAGGCAATGATTTCCATGCGGGTAACAGCTCTTTGAAGGCATTGAATCACCTCTTGGTTTTCTCTCCGTCTGGCAGTCTGATCCAATATGCACTGCAGGCATCTTCTGGCTTAGAATCTGCTGCTGTGGTGTCTGGATTGGGGCCTCGGGACTCTTCTCCTGAGAATGATGCAAGGTTAGTAGTTGAGGCAATCCAGAAGTGGAATATTTGTCAGAAACAGAATCGGAGAGAACGGGAAGATAATAGTGACATTTATGGTGAAAATGGGAATTCGGACAGTAGTAAAATTTTCCCTGAAATAACAGAAAAGGATGGTGTCTATCCTGAGGTTAGGGGTCCAACCACTAAACCAAAGAATATTCCTGAGGAAAGAAATCATTTATTTATTGCTGAAGCTGAATTGCAGATGCATCAAGCCCGCTTTCCATTGTGGGCAAAACATGAG ATATACTTTCAGTCCATGACAATCGATGGTATCAAAATAGATGGGGAAGCTACTTCTGGAGGGGAAATTGAGATCGAGAGGATTCCCACTCGTATGATTGAAGCAAGGTCTAAAGATCTAGTTCCAATATTTGAATATCTTCACACTCCCAAATTCCAGCAGGCGAG TACTCCTGCTTTAAGTagcagtagtagtagtagtagccGTCTGCTGCATCAGATGTCTGGGCCGTCTGACGATGGCAGGCTTTCACGCAGAAGCAGCTCCGGCTCTCTTGACTCCATGAATGATAGTAGCAGTGCTGTTGCTGAACTTCACGGCCGCAGTGAAGAAATTGGTTGGCAAAGCCTTCGTATACCACCAGAAACAACCAAGATGTTTGTAAATAATGACGACAACCCTAAATCAAACACTCCGCTTGAGATTGTACATAATAGAGAGAGCTCAATGATGGAGGCCCAAGATAAGTTTGTAAATAATAACGTGACAGGTCTGAAAATGGAGAATCACTTTGAAGATGAAGGTGATGAGTACGACTAA
- the LOC131321586 gene encoding transcription factor ILR3-like yields MVSPENTNWLFDYGLIEDIAVPASNFGAPNSGFSWAMQPLNGPSDVGYENDGSFGYSDNHRETGSKKRARSELSGASSSKACREKLRRDRLNDKFIKLASILEPGRPPKTDKSAILVDAVRMVTHLRGDAQKLKDSNSCLQDKIKELKAEKIELRDEKQRLKAEKERLEQQLKTMNAQPRFIPPPPAIPAAAFAAPGQAAGNKMVPIISYPGVAMWQFMPPAEVDTSQDHVLRPPVA; encoded by the exons ATGGTTTCGCCTGAGAACACCAATTGGCTGTTCGATTACGGCTTGATCGAGGATATCGCTGTCCCTGCTTCCAATTTCGGTGCTCCCAATTCTGGGTTTAGCTGGGCCATGCAGCCCTTGAACGGTCCCTCTGATGTTGG TTATGAAAACGATGGCTCGTTTGGGTATTCAGACAATCACAGGGAAACCGGCTCAAAAAAGAG GGCAAGATCGGAATTGTCGGGTGCATCAAGTTCCAAAGCATGTCGGGAGAAGTTGCGGAGGGATAGGCTAAATGACAA GTTCATTAAATTGGCTTCTATCCTTGAGCCCGGGAGGCCACCCAAAACAGACAAGTCTGCTATTTTGGTTGATGCCGTCCGAATGGTGACACATTTAAGGGGGGACGCTCAAAAGTTGAAGGATTCGAATTCGTGTCTACAGGATAAGATCAAGGAGTTGAAG GCTGAGAAGATTGAGCTTCGGGATGAGAAGCAGAGGCTGAAGGCCGAGAAAGAGAGGTTGGAGCAACAGCTAAAGACCATGAATGCCCAACCCAGGTTTATACCTCCACCTCCCGCAATCCCGGCTGCTGCTTTTGCTGCTCCAGGCCAAGCTGCTGGCAACAAAATGGTGCCTATCATTAGCTACCCTGGAGTCGCCATGTGGCAGTTCATGCCTCCTGCTGAGGTGGATACCTCACAGGATCATGTTCTCCGCCCACCAGTTGCCTAA
- the LOC131321587 gene encoding photosynthetic NDH subunit of lumenal location 3, chloroplastic produces the protein MARLANLNGVSEALPAIPKFPHFKRTQKKTTILGFHGNNKAQEFQEQQMPTTRRMAIGLASIALFGNVGNGNSLADDNGYWLNGPLPKRQVQNKIANEETGTRSFLKTGIFTANIGTKSRAYRIKRLAFDLLALGDLLPRNAWNFVRMYIRNKASIMYYDFDELISNAQVDDKQPLTDLANRLFDNVEKLEDAVRKHDLPRTESCYQETTGILHEVRSRLA, from the exons ATGGCTCGTTTAGCAAACTTGAATGGAGTCTCCGAAGCTTTACCAGCCATTCCTAAGTTTCCCCATTTCAAGAGGACCCAAAAGAAGACAACAATTCTGGGATTTCATGGCAATAATAAAGCACAGGAATTTCAAGAACAACAAATGCCAACTACAAGGAGGATGGCGATAGGCCTTGCCTCAATCGCACTCTTTGGAAATGTTGGCAATGGAAATTCTCTTGCCGATGATAATGGGTATTGGCTCAACGGTCCTCTACCGAAACGTCAAGTCCAGAACA AGATTGCAAATGAGGAGACAGGGACTCGTTCTTTCCTCAAGACGGGAATTTTCACTGCGAATATTGGGACCAAGAGTAGAGCATATAGGATTAAAAGACTTGCCTTTGATCTCCTAGCACTGGGAGATTTACTTCCCCGCAATGCCTGGAACTTCGTTCGGATGTATATCCGCAACAAGGCCTCCATCATGTACTATGATTTCGACGAATTGATCTCAAATGCACAGGTGGACGACAAGCAGCCTCTCACCGATCTTGCCAACAGATTGTTCGACAACGTTGAAAAG CTTGAAGATGCTGTAAGAAAGCACGATCTTCCTCGGACAGAATCGTGTTATCAAGAAACTACTGGTATTCTCCATGAGGTAAGGAGTCGACTGGCATGA